One Amaranthus tricolor cultivar Red isolate AtriRed21 chromosome 1, ASM2621246v1, whole genome shotgun sequence DNA window includes the following coding sequences:
- the LOC130823221 gene encoding protein trichome birefringence-like 42: MELKSLKSSMNNTWKLLALGTLIWWVFFFLFFDSSSSHNLSLVFARNAMLQLSHFKVLNSSKNIVKPSDEYSLRYNISSKVVPKYEVKKKCNMFDGRWVYKEDEKPNYDSTTCPFLEEKMSCRKNGRIDLDYEKWIWEATECDIPRFNGKDMMERLRNKRIIIAGDSLNRNMWESLACLLYTSIDSSRAEVQAESPVHKVFKAKDYNFTAEFYWSPFLIEFDRNHKSGKKVLVLDKVSPNSEHWKGADIMVFNSGHWWVHTGKFKAWDLFQYGKELTKEMEIEIAYKRAMKTWGKWIKNNVDPKKTSIYFRSISAEHTMKKYDQWCYNVTQPMTNKPYVSVYPNSLVNIIVSLVEGMSKSLQAKYLNITKLSEIRIDAHPSIFRSKDWKMFEDNVAGYTDCSHWCLPGLPDTWNRLLYASVIFDTSNQRTS, encoded by the exons ATGGAGTTGAAATCTTTGAAATCTTCCATGAATAATACTTGGAAACTCCTTGCACTTGGAACTTTGATATGGTGggtgtttttttttctctttttcgaTAGTTCGTCTAGTCACAATCTAAGTCTGGTATTTGCTAGAAACGCAATgcttcaattatctcatttcAAGGTATTAAATTCGTCTAAAAATATAGTGAAGCCTAGTGATGAGTACTCTTTAAGGTACAATATTAGTTCAAAAGTTGTACCGAAATATGAGGTAAAAAAGAAGTGTAATATGTTTGATGGTAGATGGGTTTATAAAGAGGACGAGAAGCCAAATTATGATTCAACTACGTGCCCTTTTCTTGAGGAGAAGATGAGTTGTAGGAAGAATGGAAGGATTGATTTGGATTACGAAAAATGGATTTGGGAGGCTACTGAGTGTGACATTCCAAG ATTTAATGGTAAAGATATGATGGAAAGGCTTAGAAacaagagaataataatagcaGGGGATTCGCTAAACAGAAATATGTGGGAGTCTCTTGCTTGTCTTCTTTATACATCAATCGATTCTTCTAGAGCTGAAGTTCAAGCTGAAAGCCCGGTTCATAAGGTCTTTAAAGCTAAG GACTATAACTTCACGGCTGAATTTTATTGGAGCCCATTTTTAATCGAATTCGATAGAAACCATAAAAGTGGCAAGAAAGTACTTGTCCTCGACAAAGTTTCACCCAACTCCGAACATTGGAAAGGTGCTGATATCATGGTTTTCAACTCGGGACATTGGTGGGTCCATACTGGGAAATTCAAAGC GTGGGATTTGTTCCAATATGGTAAAGAGCTAACAAAAGAAATGGAAATAGAGATAGCATACAAACGAGCCATGAAGACATGGGGAAAATGGATCAAAAATAACGTAGATCCAAAGAAAACAAGTATTTATTTCAGGAGTATTTCGGCAGAACATACGATGAAGAAATATGATCAATGGTGCTACAATGTAACACAACCTATGACAAATAAACCATATGTATCGGTCTACCCTAATTCcttagtaaatattattgtgagCTTGGTTGAAGGGATGAGTAAATCACTACAAGCCAAATACTTGAACATTACAAAGCTATCTGAAATAAGAATCGATGCACATCCATCCATTTTTCGGAGTAAAGATTGGAAAATGTTTGAAGATAATGTTGCTGGTTATACTGATTGTAGTCATTGGTGTCTGCCTGGATTGCCAGATACTTGGAATCGATTGTTGTATGCTTCTGTTATTTTCGATACTTCTAATCAGAGGACAAGCTAG
- the LOC130815065 gene encoding F-box protein At3g07870-like — MMMQRCSSRLKSRRRSKEEYNFSDDILIEILKRLPIKSLVRCSLVCKSWFTLLTSNAFISTHVEFNAQNLYLFKDSTYIRHDNVFTHFQIYDGKIVSNMFETGYMRSPFSRKHFLVSSLNGLLCLFDFYSPNPRISPLILWNPSIFKAIAVSVPDLGDVSFTSGGFPKLIFGLGFYSYSNNYKNDYMIIRVAYSNSGTGDLICTNFRVGLYSINKGEWKSLEMKSFPHYITTIRWRGLYLNGVIHWICNVGVNRDGCDEIYRLILTFNLEDESFGEIELPKEVVDVTNQTLRVVMVPLDGKEVLGVVHVKVVFNLWVMKSYGEKNSWVNLFNINFDSGIMNDMNVAILDDHVVVKTYGGWISYDRKKKEMCNLNKIRPCCDYVDTLVANLILIGPRKGIFPSLIVHQRDQIARPSGRRGRRGRGRARAM; from the coding sequence ATGATGATGCAGCGCTGTTCTAGCAGATTAAAATCCCGAAGACGATCTAAAGAGGAATACAATTTTTCCGATGACATTCTGATTGAAATTTTGAAGCGACTGCCAATAAAATCGCTAGTGCGTTGTTCTTTAGTTTGTAAGTCATGGTTTACTCTCCTCACCTCTAATGCATTCATTTCTACTCATGTAGAATTTAATGCCCAAAATTTATATCTTTTCAAAGATAGCACTTATATTCGCCATGATAATGTTTTTACGCATTTCCAGATTTACGATGGAAAAATCGTTTCAAATATGTTTGAGACAGGTTATATGAGGAGTCCATTTAGTAGAAAACATTTTCTCGTGAGTTCTTTAAATGGGCTGTTgtgtttatttgatttttactcTCCAAATCCCAGAATTTCCCCCTTGATTTTATGGAATCCTTCAATTTTTAAAGCCATAGCTGTTTCTGTTCCTGATCTTGGTGATGTGAGTTTCACCTCTGGTGGGTTTCCGAAGTTAATTTTTGGGCTGGGCTTTTATTCGTATTCGAATAATTACAAGAATGATTACATGATTATTCGGGTTGCATACTCGAATTCTGGTACTGGTGATTTGATATGTACTAATTTTCGGGTTGGATTGTATTCCATTAATAAGGGTGAGTGGAAGAGCTTAGAAATGAAATCTTTTCCTCACTATATTACCACTATTAGGTGGAGAGGATTATATTTGAATGGTGTGATTCATTGGATTTGTAATGTTGGTGTGAATCGTGATGGTTGCGATGAGATTTATCGGTTGATTTTGACGTTTAACCTGGAAGATGAAAGTTTTGGTGAAATTGAGTTGCCAAAGGAGGTGGTGGATGTGACAAATCAAACATTAAGGGTTGTCATGGTCCCTCTTGATGGTAAAGAGGTGCTTGGAGTTGTACATGTTAAAGTTGTTTTTAACCTATGGGTGATGAAGAGTTATGGAGAGAAGAATTCTTGGGTTAACTTGTTCAACATTAATTTCGACAGCGGGATCATGAACGACATGAATGTGGCTATTTTGGATGATCACGTTGTGGTGAAAACTTATGGTGGTTGGATTTCCTATGATCGTAAGAAAAAAGAAATGTGTAATCTGAACAAAATACGTCCGTGTTGTGACTACGTTGATACCCTTGTAGCAAACCTAATTCTTATTGGGCCACGAAAAGGAATTTTCCCTTCTCTTATAGTGCATCAAAGGGATCAGATAGCACGTCCTTCTGGTCGCAGAGGTCGACGTGGACGTGGTAGAGCAAGAGCAATGTGA